Proteins co-encoded in one Flavivirga eckloniae genomic window:
- a CDS encoding DUF3857 domain-containing protein has product MKQIIYLYLFLSSLALFSQSNFNSQHYKVTLGDLETNTFEKDSTANALTIYELGNSYVDRYDYDLRTEIKQKIKILNKEGFDKANVSIHLYNKDDRKEKVDNIVATTYNLVNGKVTKTKLLEKDIFREKYDENHTLVKFTLPNIKPGSVITYSYKRISPFMFKYEGWRFQSDIPTLYSEYRTSIPGNWFYNIKLVGGKKLTTNTSKVEKHCLESSRGGYSDCGVSVYAMKDIPAFIEEDFMTTRDNYLARVEYELQTFKSFDGIIHNYAKTWKTVDREFKTDKDIGKQLRKSINLEDFLQPEVINESDMLKKANSIYSYVQENYIWNGDYKIFQDVSIKNLIKSKSGNVSSINILLHNLLKESGINVKPVLLSTRNNGFATKVFPVISDFNYIIVQATINDKIYYLDATDKYLNFGDIPFRCLNGYGRLMDFKKGSEWIDIKPSRPSNVLYKVELNFDENETLSGDVASRRTGYHALNYKKSYYQNKDAHLLKLENEFPYIDISDFKVTDKDITSEEFNESYHIEYNYEDTGDHIYLNPFFVVFFNENPFKLQERTYPIDFGYKDTYFYSLKLNLNDNYSIVEMPKERSIALPNNAGRVLFSTKFAGNSLVMMMKINFNQAIYEPEYYQALKEFMSKIVTIQTNSILLIKKK; this is encoded by the coding sequence ATGAAGCAAATTATCTACCTTTATTTATTTCTCTCTAGCCTAGCACTTTTTTCACAATCAAATTTCAATTCCCAACATTACAAGGTTACTTTAGGTGATCTGGAAACAAACACTTTCGAAAAAGATTCCACAGCCAATGCCCTAACCATATACGAACTTGGAAATAGTTATGTAGATAGATATGACTATGATTTAAGAACCGAAATAAAGCAAAAAATAAAAATATTAAACAAAGAAGGTTTTGATAAAGCTAATGTTTCTATTCACCTCTATAACAAAGATGACAGAAAAGAAAAAGTAGATAACATCGTGGCAACCACCTACAATCTGGTAAATGGAAAAGTAACCAAAACAAAACTACTTGAAAAAGATATTTTTAGAGAGAAGTATGACGAAAACCACACTCTGGTAAAATTCACTTTACCCAATATAAAACCAGGATCTGTAATAACTTATAGCTACAAACGTATCTCTCCTTTTATGTTTAAATACGAAGGATGGCGTTTTCAAAGCGACATCCCAACGTTGTACAGCGAATACAGGACAAGTATACCGGGAAACTGGTTTTATAACATAAAGTTAGTAGGGGGCAAAAAATTGACCACGAATACATCGAAAGTAGAAAAACACTGTCTGGAAAGTTCCAGAGGCGGCTATTCCGATTGTGGAGTTAGTGTATATGCCATGAAAGACATACCTGCTTTTATAGAAGAAGACTTTATGACTACTAGAGATAATTATTTAGCAAGGGTAGAATATGAATTGCAAACATTTAAAAGCTTCGATGGCATAATACATAATTATGCAAAAACATGGAAAACTGTCGATAGAGAATTTAAGACAGATAAAGATATAGGGAAACAGTTAAGAAAATCAATAAATTTAGAAGACTTTTTGCAGCCTGAAGTTATTAACGAAAGTGATATGCTTAAAAAGGCAAACAGTATTTACAGCTACGTTCAAGAAAATTATATATGGAACGGAGATTATAAAATATTTCAGGATGTCTCTATTAAAAATCTAATTAAAAGTAAATCGGGCAACGTATCGTCCATAAACATTTTACTCCATAATTTATTAAAAGAGTCTGGAATAAATGTAAAACCTGTTTTATTATCAACCAGAAATAATGGGTTTGCCACAAAAGTTTTTCCAGTTATTTCAGACTTTAATTATATAATCGTTCAGGCAACCATAAACGATAAAATCTACTATTTAGATGCTACAGATAAATACCTGAATTTTGGTGATATTCCCTTTAGATGTTTAAACGGCTATGGCAGGCTTATGGATTTTAAAAAAGGCAGCGAATGGATAGACATAAAACCAAGCCGACCTTCGAATGTGCTTTATAAGGTAGAATTGAATTTTGATGAAAACGAAACACTCTCTGGTGATGTCGCCTCAAGACGAACAGGATACCATGCTTTAAACTATAAAAAATCATATTACCAAAACAAAGATGCCCATTTGCTAAAGCTTGAAAATGAGTTTCCTTATATTGATATTTCAGATTTTAAGGTAACAGACAAAGATATAACCAGCGAGGAATTTAATGAATCTTATCACATAGAATATAATTACGAAGACACTGGAGACCATATCTATTTAAACCCTTTCTTTGTTGTCTTTTTTAATGAAAACCCTTTTAAACTTCAAGAAAGAACCTACCCTATCGATTTTGGTTATAAAGACACTTATTTCTATTCGCTTAAGCTCAATTTAAATGACAACTACAGCATTGTTGAAATGCCTAAAGAAAGAAGTATAGCCTTACCCAATAACGCCGGCCGTGTGCTCTTCTCAACTAAGTTTGCAGGCAACAGTTTAGTTATGATGATGAAAATAAACTTTAACCAAGCCATTTACGAACCAGAATATTATCAGGCCTTAAAGGAGTTTATGAGCAAAATTGTAACTATTCAAACGAATTCAATACTACTTATTAAGAAAAAGTAA
- the meaB gene encoding methylmalonyl Co-A mutase-associated GTPase MeaB: protein MAKEKKSALKEKKGSSVSEITNLSSIESIKEKRRSKINTDTLVSSILNKDITALSRAITLVESKNPAHLEKANTIIKACLPHANKSIRIGITGVPGVGKSTFIETFGKHLTAKGKRIAVLAIDPSSSLTKGSILGDKTRMEDLVKDDNAFIRPSASGDSLGGVARKTRETIILCEAAGFDVIIIETVGVGQSETTVHSMVDFFLLLKLAGAGDELQGIKRGIIEMADAIAINKADGDNLKHAKLAKIEFNRALHLYPEKTSNWQPKVMVCSALKNEGIHAIWELILEYVTMTSKNNYFNEKRHEQNKFWLIQTIEEQLKSDFFNRSDIKKELENQLYLIETNQTTPFAAADYLLGLKTK from the coding sequence GTGGCCAAGGAGAAAAAATCTGCACTTAAAGAAAAAAAAGGAAGTTCGGTTTCGGAAATTACCAATCTATCCAGTATAGAGTCTATTAAAGAGAAGCGCAGATCTAAAATTAATACAGATACTTTAGTTTCATCTATTTTAAATAAAGACATTACAGCCTTAAGTAGAGCCATTACTTTGGTTGAAAGCAAAAACCCAGCGCATTTAGAAAAAGCGAACACTATAATAAAAGCATGTTTACCCCATGCAAACAAATCTATTCGTATTGGTATTACAGGGGTTCCCGGAGTTGGAAAAAGTACCTTTATTGAAACCTTTGGCAAGCACCTTACTGCTAAGGGTAAACGTATTGCTGTTCTAGCTATAGACCCTAGCAGCTCGCTTACAAAAGGGAGTATTTTAGGTGATAAAACCAGAATGGAAGATTTAGTAAAAGATGATAATGCTTTTATACGTCCGTCTGCTTCTGGAGATTCTTTAGGTGGCGTAGCCAGAAAAACTAGGGAAACCATAATTTTATGTGAAGCCGCAGGGTTTGATGTTATTATTATTGAAACTGTTGGGGTTGGTCAAAGTGAGACCACAGTGCATAGCATGGTGGATTTCTTTTTGCTATTGAAACTAGCTGGTGCTGGAGACGAATTACAAGGTATTAAACGAGGCATTATAGAAATGGCCGATGCTATTGCCATTAATAAAGCAGATGGCGATAATTTAAAACATGCCAAACTCGCTAAAATAGAATTTAACAGAGCGCTTCACCTCTACCCAGAAAAAACTTCTAACTGGCAACCTAAAGTAATGGTTTGTAGTGCGCTTAAAAATGAAGGTATTCATGCTATCTGGGAATTGATTTTAGAGTATGTAACCATGACTTCTAAAAACAATTATTTTAATGAGAAGCGCCATGAGCAGAACAAATTTTGGCTTATCCAAACCATAGAGGAGCAATTAAAATCTGACTTTTTTAATCGTTCGGACATCAAAAAAGAACTGGAAAATCAATTGTATCTTATTGAAACCAATCAAACAACACCGTTTGCTGCTGCCGATTATTTATTGGGACTAAAAACTAAATAA
- the miaA gene encoding tRNA (adenosine(37)-N6)-dimethylallyltransferase MiaA, with amino-acid sequence MNKTLISIVGPTAIGKTALSIKLANYFNTEIISADSRQFFKEMHIGTAAPTHDELAAAKHHFIHHKSIKDGYNVGAFEKDAISTLNILFKTYDTVIMVGGSGLYVDAVTKGLDDFPEIESSIRETLNNDLKTKGLLQLQEQLKQLDPTAYNTIAIDNPHRVIRALEICIGTSKPYTSFLRKGNIKRTFKTVTVGLTAERTTIYNRINKRVDIMMQEGLLDEVKNLESFKNLNALNTVGYKELFNYLNDEWTLDFAVSEIKKNTRRFAKRQLTWFKKNEETMWFDFTTPVEEIISDINKSISFNNDNS; translated from the coding sequence ATGAATAAAACACTTATTTCCATAGTTGGTCCTACAGCCATAGGAAAAACAGCATTAAGTATAAAATTGGCAAATTATTTTAATACTGAAATTATTTCTGCCGACTCCCGACAGTTCTTTAAAGAGATGCATATTGGAACCGCAGCTCCTACTCACGACGAACTAGCAGCTGCCAAACACCATTTCATCCATCATAAATCCATTAAGGATGGCTATAATGTTGGCGCCTTTGAAAAAGATGCCATCAGTACTTTAAATATACTTTTTAAAACCTATGATACTGTAATTATGGTTGGTGGTTCCGGATTGTATGTTGATGCTGTTACTAAAGGTCTGGATGATTTTCCAGAGATTGAAAGCAGTATTCGAGAAACGCTTAATAACGACTTAAAAACAAAAGGGCTACTACAGTTACAAGAACAATTAAAACAGCTGGATCCTACGGCTTATAACACTATTGCTATAGACAACCCACATCGTGTTATTCGCGCTTTAGAAATTTGCATCGGTACAAGCAAACCATATACCTCTTTTTTAAGAAAAGGAAACATAAAGCGGACTTTTAAAACGGTTACTGTTGGGCTTACTGCGGAAAGAACAACCATATACAACCGAATTAATAAACGGGTAGATATCATGATGCAAGAAGGTTTATTAGATGAAGTTAAAAACTTAGAGTCTTTTAAAAATCTTAACGCCTTAAACACGGTAGGTTACAAGGAATTATTTAATTATTTAAATGATGAATGGACACTTGATTTTGCTGTTTCTGAAATAAAAAAGAACACGCGGCGTTTCGCAAAACGACAGTTAACCTGGTTTAAAAAGAACGAGGAAACCATGTGGTTTGATTTTACAACACCAGTAGAAGAAATTATTAGCGATATAAACAAAAGTATTAGTTTTAATAATGATAATTCCTGA
- a CDS encoding GNAT family N-acetyltransferase, with protein MIIPEDALNNPVWFSLTDCHFNQAIDYGDVKFFHPDYGPFGAFINNADTSAAIEEYAKLIDEFFIVGDKPKMPPHFDAPIEYIGLQMIIYNPINYPIMEAIVELTESHYNDLIGLVKLVYPEYFKSKTNKLGRYYGIYKNEKLVAVTGERMQTNNFTEISAVITHPEHTGKGYAKQLITHTADEIFKKGKTPFLHVDQTNLGPIQLYKKLGFITRRKFSFWKIHRKKQ; from the coding sequence ATGATAATTCCTGAAGACGCTTTAAATAATCCCGTTTGGTTCTCATTAACCGATTGCCATTTTAATCAGGCTATCGATTACGGTGACGTGAAATTTTTTCATCCCGATTACGGACCATTTGGAGCTTTTATAAATAATGCAGATACTAGCGCTGCTATAGAAGAATACGCGAAATTAATCGATGAATTTTTTATAGTTGGCGACAAGCCCAAAATGCCTCCGCATTTTGACGCTCCTATTGAGTATATAGGTTTACAAATGATTATATATAATCCTATAAACTATCCTATTATGGAGGCTATTGTAGAACTAACAGAGTCTCATTACAACGACTTAATTGGTTTAGTAAAACTGGTATATCCCGAATATTTTAAGTCGAAAACCAATAAACTAGGTCGGTATTACGGTATATATAAAAATGAAAAGCTAGTTGCGGTAACTGGAGAGCGTATGCAAACCAATAATTTTACTGAAATTAGTGCGGTAATAACACATCCCGAACACACAGGTAAAGGGTATGCAAAACAACTTATTACACATACTGCCGACGAAATATTTAAAAAAGGGAAAACTCCGTTTTTACATGTAGATCAAACCAACCTTGGTCCAATACAGTTATATAAAAAACTAGGATTTATTACAAGAAGAAAATTTAGTTTCTGGAAAATACATCGTAAAAAACAATGA
- a CDS encoding ion transporter yields the protein MDKPKKRHWKIRLHDVIYEADTRVGKLFDIILLITIIASIILVMLESVKSFDAKYHNFLNISEWVITILFTIEYIARIITVKKPYKYITSFYGIVDLLATIPKYISIIFGGVHALAALRALRLLRIFRILKLARYLGASNTIAKALRASRVKISVFLFAVIIISIILGTIMYLVEGDEAGFKSIPTSVYWCIVTLTTVGYGDISPVTPLGQFIASIVMILGYGIIAVPTGIVSAEYVSQSKASKEQDKDIPLNSKSCVNCIAEKHKDDAEFCYKCGHNLHDE from the coding sequence ATGGATAAACCAAAAAAAAGACATTGGAAAATTAGACTTCATGATGTTATTTATGAAGCAGATACCCGTGTAGGCAAGCTTTTTGACATTATTTTACTTATTACAATTATAGCTAGTATTATACTCGTAATGCTAGAAAGTGTTAAATCTTTCGATGCTAAATACCATAACTTCCTCAACATATCAGAATGGGTCATTACCATACTATTTACTATTGAATATATTGCCAGAATTATTACGGTAAAAAAGCCGTATAAGTATATTACCAGCTTTTATGGTATTGTGGATTTATTGGCGACCATCCCAAAATATATATCGATAATCTTTGGAGGCGTACATGCCTTAGCAGCGTTAAGGGCATTACGATTGTTACGTATATTCAGGATTTTAAAATTAGCACGCTATTTAGGAGCATCCAACACCATAGCTAAAGCTCTAAGAGCTAGCCGTGTAAAAATATCCGTCTTTCTTTTTGCTGTAATAATCATTTCCATTATTTTGGGAACTATCATGTATTTAGTTGAAGGCGATGAAGCTGGCTTTAAAAGTATTCCAACCAGTGTGTATTGGTGTATTGTAACGCTTACTACAGTTGGATATGGCGATATTTCGCCCGTAACTCCACTCGGACAGTTTATAGCTTCAATAGTTATGATATTGGGTTATGGTATCATAGCCGTACCCACTGGAATTGTATCTGCAGAGTATGTTTCGCAAAGTAAAGCTAGTAAAGAACAAGATAAAGATATACCGTTAAATTCTAAATCTTGTGTAAATTGTATAGCAGAAAAGCATAAAGATGATGCCGAGTTTTGCTATAAATGTGGGCATAATTTACATGATGAATAA
- a CDS encoding tetratricopeptide repeat-containing sensor histidine kinase: MKKVMPLLKRFVYLFFLFFYVSVVGQVDSLEQKLIDAPKKDKIEIYLQLVKKYSNTNVEKAIDYAKQGLEIAKEENSKERGTFYLKLGFLHNDVSEHLKALFYYEKALEVSEELDYELGIGKCYQNIGVTHVKMGNFDKALDYDLKALKIYEKHKEGKLITMLTGNIGSLYSCRLGDNENGLLYYNKALKLSEKNENYQFRSHILGAVAELYMRQKDFEKAKSFINKSVEIAEKSNYHRILISGLSNLSRISLEEKKYKDALKYSNEALQIRLKTGYTENNIGTYLTLAEIYEKLGDTQSVESNYNQALTQALKTNASPQLSKVYEALHKYTHRKKDYKKSYEYLLKYNEAENALFTKEKDKQLKEVQAKFDLESKEKEILLLTNENRIKSLENQNQRRAQTILIIGVVALIIILVTLFYAYKNKQTNNKTLAEKNKVISQTLKDREILLKEVHHRVKNNLQIVSSLLRLQHKFGSHKSSVEILQEIQDKIQAMSIIHEKLYKSSDLSLINLESYLDNLLTYFNTSYDLPKQNIKITTTIDDIDLSMDRLVPCGLIVNEIIANSIKYAFQDNSSGYISIKASKNENECVLTIQDTGVGFPEDFKVENSQSLGMQLIQGLTKQIKGTVDIISNPGACYTIKFNMA; encoded by the coding sequence ATGAAAAAAGTAATGCCCCTTTTAAAGAGATTTGTTTATCTCTTTTTTTTGTTTTTTTATGTTTCGGTGGTTGGTCAGGTTGATAGTTTAGAGCAGAAATTAATCGATGCCCCAAAGAAAGATAAAATTGAAATATATCTACAATTAGTAAAAAAGTATAGTAACACTAATGTAGAAAAAGCTATAGACTATGCCAAGCAAGGCTTAGAAATTGCTAAGGAAGAAAATAGTAAGGAAAGAGGCACATTTTATTTAAAACTAGGGTTTTTACATAATGATGTATCTGAACACCTAAAGGCACTATTTTATTATGAAAAAGCATTGGAAGTATCCGAAGAACTGGATTATGAGTTAGGTATTGGTAAATGTTATCAAAATATTGGGGTAACTCATGTAAAAATGGGGAATTTCGATAAGGCACTGGATTATGACCTAAAAGCACTTAAAATTTACGAAAAGCATAAAGAGGGAAAGTTAATTACCATGCTAACGGGTAACATAGGCTCTTTATACTCTTGTAGATTAGGAGATAATGAGAACGGCCTGTTGTATTATAACAAAGCATTAAAACTTTCAGAAAAAAACGAAAATTATCAGTTTAGATCACATATTCTGGGAGCTGTTGCCGAATTGTATATGAGGCAAAAGGACTTTGAAAAAGCAAAAAGCTTTATAAATAAATCTGTTGAAATAGCAGAAAAATCTAACTACCATAGAATCCTCATATCTGGTTTAAGTAACCTGTCTCGAATAAGTTTAGAAGAGAAAAAGTATAAAGATGCATTAAAGTACTCTAATGAAGCATTGCAAATACGCTTAAAAACGGGATATACAGAAAACAATATAGGAACATACCTCACACTAGCAGAAATCTATGAAAAGCTTGGAGATACCCAATCTGTAGAATCGAATTATAATCAAGCACTTACTCAAGCTTTAAAAACAAATGCCTCACCTCAATTATCCAAAGTTTATGAGGCGCTACATAAATATACACATCGAAAAAAAGATTACAAGAAAAGTTACGAGTATCTATTAAAATATAACGAAGCAGAAAATGCATTGTTTACCAAAGAAAAGGATAAACAACTAAAAGAAGTTCAGGCAAAATTCGATTTAGAAAGTAAAGAAAAGGAAATTTTGTTGCTAACTAATGAAAACAGAATTAAGTCGTTAGAGAATCAAAACCAGCGTAGAGCACAAACCATATTAATAATAGGGGTTGTGGCATTGATAATAATTCTAGTAACACTATTTTATGCTTATAAAAATAAACAAACGAACAATAAGACTCTGGCAGAAAAAAATAAAGTGATATCTCAAACTTTAAAAGATCGCGAAATACTATTAAAAGAAGTACATCATAGGGTTAAAAACAATTTACAGATTGTATCAAGTTTATTAAGACTTCAACATAAGTTTGGGAGTCATAAAAGCTCAGTTGAAATATTGCAGGAGATTCAAGATAAAATACAAGCCATGTCCATTATACATGAAAAGTTGTATAAATCCAGTGATTTATCGTTAATAAATTTAGAATCCTATCTTGATAATTTATTAACCTATTTTAATACGAGTTACGATCTACCGAAACAGAACATAAAAATAACGACAACAATAGACGATATCGATCTTAGCATGGATCGATTAGTGCCTTGCGGTTTAATTGTTAATGAAATAATTGCTAATAGTATTAAATATGCTTTCCAGGACAACTCCAGCGGATATATTAGTATTAAAGCTTCAAAAAATGAAAATGAATGTGTGCTTACTATACAAGATACTGGTGTTGGTTTTCCGGAAGACTTTAAAGTAGAGAATAGCCAGTCTTTAGGGATGCAGCTCATACAGGGGCTCACAAAACAAATTAAAGGTACCGTGGATATTATTTCCAATCCGGGCGCATGTTACACCATTAAGTTCAATATGGCATAA
- a CDS encoding LytR/AlgR family response regulator transcription factor, whose translation MVVGNKKVLIVEDEFSIALDIKISLEKLGYVVVGIASNYNEAIGYVEETTPDAVVMDINISGEKNGIVTATDIYDKYKTPIVFLTAYGDDNTFKEALQSRPFGFLLKPFNIKELSFTIQIALQKHQENKAPKETKTSNKLSETIFVKDKSLLIRVKVDDILWAEAMDNYTQIVTKEKKILANMFLKELYEKVPQDKFLRIHRSYMVALNKIDKIENRFVFIEEHKIPISKAYKSQLLERLDIL comes from the coding sequence ATGGTAGTTGGTAATAAAAAAGTACTTATTGTTGAAGATGAATTTTCTATTGCGTTAGACATTAAAATTAGTTTAGAAAAATTAGGATATGTTGTTGTAGGTATAGCCAGTAATTATAATGAAGCAATAGGATATGTAGAAGAAACTACACCAGATGCAGTTGTTATGGATATTAATATCTCCGGAGAAAAAAATGGCATCGTAACAGCTACAGATATCTACGATAAATATAAAACCCCAATTGTTTTTTTAACGGCCTATGGCGATGATAATACGTTTAAAGAAGCCCTACAATCTAGACCTTTTGGGTTTTTACTAAAACCATTTAATATAAAGGAACTGTCTTTTACAATTCAAATAGCGTTACAAAAGCATCAGGAAAATAAGGCGCCTAAAGAAACGAAAACCAGTAATAAATTATCCGAAACCATATTTGTTAAGGACAAATCATTACTTATAAGAGTAAAAGTAGATGACATTTTATGGGCTGAAGCGATGGATAATTATACCCAAATTGTTACTAAGGAAAAAAAGATTCTGGCAAATATGTTTTTAAAAGAACTATATGAAAAAGTGCCGCAAGATAAATTCTTAAGAATTCATAGGTCCTATATGGTGGCTTTAAATAAAATCGATAAAATAGAAAATAGATTTGTTTTTATTGAAGAACATAAAATTCCAATAAGTAAAGCCTATAAAAGTCAATTATTAGAACGATTAGATATTTTATAA
- a CDS encoding DUF2911 domain-containing protein — MNTFLKRILFFLSIVALGLFLYSFFVENIFAQRLSPKDIVEFKLNDLKLEVFYNRPSKKNRAIFGALVPFDQVWRTGANEATTFKTNQPLEIQGKLLPMGKYTLWTVPKDTTWTVMFNSKQYTWGVDSDMKPMWNPDFDVLNIEIPVQKLTSTVEQFTIAFDNSTDNLFLTMAWDDVKVAVPLK, encoded by the coding sequence ATGAACACTTTCTTAAAACGTATATTGTTTTTTCTATCTATAGTAGCACTAGGTCTATTTTTATATTCGTTTTTTGTTGAAAATATTTTTGCACAACGTTTAAGTCCTAAAGATATAGTAGAATTTAAACTTAATGATTTAAAATTAGAGGTATTTTATAACAGACCTTCCAAAAAAAACAGAGCGATTTTTGGAGCTTTAGTGCCTTTTGATCAGGTATGGCGTACAGGTGCAAACGAAGCTACTACGTTTAAAACCAATCAACCTCTTGAAATACAAGGTAAGTTGTTACCTATGGGTAAATATACGCTTTGGACGGTTCCTAAGGATACAACATGGACAGTCATGTTTAACTCTAAACAATATACATGGGGTGTTGATTCTGACATGAAACCTATGTGGAATCCTGATTTTGATGTTTTAAATATTGAAATCCCAGTTCAGAAATTAACTTCTACGGTTGAGCAATTTACTATTGCTTTCGATAATTCTACCGACAATTTGTTTTTAACCATGGCATGGGATGATGTAAAAGTTGCTGTGCCGCTTAAGTAA
- a CDS encoding RNA polymerase sigma factor, translated as MFQVDIIEQCKQNNRKAQLQLYNQYCDGMYIVAKRFLKDTAEAEDVVQEAFIKAFAKLHQFKAEVTFGAWLKRIVVNKSIDLLKSKKQQLVELDEVHLKVVDTTQNDEWLVDDAITLNDVKKAINELPDKYQYVVMLYLIEGYDHQEISEILNISEVASRTQLSRGKSKLQELLTLTKDGTRY; from the coding sequence ATGTTTCAAGTTGACATTATTGAACAATGTAAACAAAACAATCGCAAGGCACAATTGCAGTTATACAACCAGTACTGCGATGGGATGTATATTGTTGCCAAACGATTTTTAAAGGATACTGCTGAAGCCGAAGATGTTGTGCAAGAAGCTTTTATTAAGGCTTTTGCCAAATTACATCAATTTAAGGCCGAAGTTACTTTTGGGGCTTGGTTAAAACGTATTGTTGTTAATAAAAGTATAGACCTATTAAAATCTAAAAAACAACAACTTGTTGAGTTAGATGAGGTGCACCTAAAAGTGGTCGATACTACACAAAACGACGAATGGTTGGTAGATGATGCAATTACATTAAACGATGTAAAAAAAGCAATTAATGAATTACCGGATAAGTATCAATATGTTGTGATGCTTTATTTAATTGAAGGATACGATCATCAGGAAATTTCGGAGATTTTGAATATTTCAGAAGTCGCATCACGCACACAATTATCCAGAGGTAAAAGTAAACTACAAGAACTGTTAACACTTACAAAAGATGGCACAAGATATTAG